From the genome of uncultured Methanobacterium sp.:
TGCTATTTCGTTGAAGTCGTATTCCCGGTCTAAAGTTCCCAGTCCAGTTCGTTTGTAGGACCATACCCGTACTTCCAGGTTGTCCATCATTTCCTGTCTGCGCTCTGCGCTCATGAGCCAGGAGATGATTCTGGGGTAGCGGATAAATGGACCAGCATTTGGGTGGTCAGTGGTCAGACATACCTGCCATGGGTCTTTGATTCGGAGGAAGAGTTCAAGTCCTACACCCCATTGGAATGATGGGACTGGTGCTTTTCCAGAGTAAATGAATGGAACAATTCCAGATCCGGTTTCCAGTTCAATGTCTTTGTTAGCCCATTTAAGACCATTTAACTGGTGAAGGTCGAATTCCATAGGACCATCTGCGGTCATGGTAGTGGTTTCATCCAGAGTTATCTGACCTATATCACAGGTTACGTGTTTGTTTTTGTTTATGTAATCTGCAACTTGTTCGGCACCTGATTCAACATCTCTCCAGCTGGTTCCAGCGTAGGCGTGGAACTGGGCATGAGTTAAGTGTATGGTCTGGTTTCGCACAGAGCTGTTCTTCTCGATGTCCTTTACGCAGTCCAGAGTGTTCAAAGTGGTGGGGAAGTTTCCTGGGTGTCCTAGGTCGTTAGGGTGCACGTGTATGGAGTGTGGAAGTCCTAACATTTCATTAGCCTGTGAAAGAGCTCTGATTACTTCTCTACCGGTTACGTCAAAGTAGGGTGCAGGGTCATCAATACCGTGAACGTTCCCACCCCAACCCCATGCTTCAGTTCCGCAGGGGTTTACGATTTTTATTCCGTAACCTTTGGTTATTTTCAGCCAGGAAGATATGAATGCTGCCAGTTCATCGATTTTGCCTTCTTTGGCGTATTGCAGTACAAACCAGTTGTTACCAAACAGTGGTAGGGGAGTAATAT
Proteins encoded in this window:
- a CDS encoding formylmethanofuran dehydrogenase subunit A — translated: MMEYILKNGIVYDPANNIAGEKKDVMFKDGKIVENVSSDAKVLDVTDKIVMPAGIDPHAHVAGPKLVVGRIYRPEDSRKGVVAPNGVCRPESGFSIPSCPATGYRYSRMGYGTVTEAAMPPLEAKHTHEEIMAIPNIDITPLPLFGNNWFVLQYAKEGKIDELAAFISSWLKITKGYGIKIVNPCGTEAWGWGGNVHGIDDPAPYFDVTGREVIRALSQANEMLGLPHSIHVHPNDLGHPGNFPTTLNTLDCVKDIEKNSSVRNQTIHLTHAQFHAYAGTSWRDVESGAEQVADYINKNKHVTCDIGQITLDETTTMTADGPMEFDLHQLNGLKWANKDIELETGSGIVPFIYSGKAPVPSFQWGVGLELFLRIKDPWQVCLTTDHPNAGPFIRYPRIISWLMSAERRQEMMDNLEVRVWSYKRTGLGTLDREYDFNEIATITRAAAAKIYGYQDRGELTPGYNADIAVYDLNPNDIDPSKEPAAIEQAFGNAMYTIKDGQILVKDGEVVKVVPSHTLWTNVQGFEEQEKAVMEKVMPTFRRFYTVKFENYKVQDHFAPNPIVTTVQASK